One genomic segment of Myxocyprinus asiaticus isolate MX2 ecotype Aquarium Trade chromosome 14, UBuf_Myxa_2, whole genome shotgun sequence includes these proteins:
- the LOC127452292 gene encoding heat shock protein 30-like, translated as MSQTESFFMDDAFFANSNFLWPRRSMTLSTFRDDFLHHRAQLIQSLSNEICDSLLNELSEGLHREFFQSLDGQCSSTFSRIISTETEQNKQRDLFLTMDTRDFSPEDVTVTVSGRRLEVMAAKRAESDTSSLSISANHTKDPQTKGFVKAVEILDHLDSATLTCSLGEDELLRIEAPESKDESSEKLVIPIRFRTSLNFPISKDSSNKKDDDAEKSD; from the coding sequence atgtcCCAAACAGAGAGCTTCTTCATGGATGACGCTTTCTTTGCAAACTCAAATTTTTTATGGCCCAGACGCAGCATGACTCTTTCCACATTCAGAGATGACTTCCTCCACCATAGAGCCCAGCTAATACAGAGCCTCAGTAATGAGATCTGTGACAGCTTGCTGAATGAACTCAGTGAAGGCCTTCACAGAGAGTTCTTCCAGAGTCTAGATGGTCAGTGTTCCTCCACGTTCTCCAGAATCATCAGCACAGAGACAGAGCAGAATAAACAGCGAGACCTGTTTCTTACCATGGACACTCGAGATTTCTCTCCAGAGGATGTCACTGTGACAGTATCTGGGAGGAGGTTGGAGGTGATGGCAGCCAAGCGGGCAGAGTCAGACACTTCCTCATTATCTATCAGCGCAAATCACACTAAAGACCCCCAGACAAAAGGTTTTGTTAAGGCTGTGGAGATTCTGGATCACCTGGATTCAGCCACCTTGACCTGCTCACTTGGAGAAGATGAACTCCTCCGTATTGAGGCACCAGAGTCCAAAGATGAGTCTTCAGAGAAGCTTGTCATTCCAATTCGCTTCAGAACATCTCTGAATTTCCCCATCAGCAAGGACAGCTCAAACAAAAAGGATGATGATGCTGAGAAATCAGACTAG